The Dokdonia donghaensis DSW-1 DNA window CTTAGCTAGTTCTTCTGCTACTTTATAAGATTGGTATCCTCCTACAAGCACTACATTAGTAAGTTGCATCTCTTTGGCAAATGCTATCACATCAAGAATTTGTTTTTGGTCATTTGCACTTATATATACTTTTTGTGTGCCGTTAAAGACATTCTTCATCGCATCAAAAGGTAAGTTTTTAGTTCCCTTAGCTTTACTGTAAGCTCTTGAGTTATTAAAAAACATTTTAATCTTATTTATATCCTCTTTATACGACTTGTTTGGCTTATAACCAGGCTCCTCACCTAGCCACCATCTACCGCGACGCATTGTACGAGGCCAGTCCATAAAGATACCTTCATCTGTTTTATAAGCTGCATCTTCCCAGTTCCAAGCATCTAGCTGCACTACAGAAGATGCGCCAGAGATAGTCCCTCCTACAGGTCTAATCTGTGCCATAAGTACTCCGTTAGGACGCATAGATTCTACAACCTTAGACTCTGCATTATAAGCAATGATACCACGTACGTGTGGGATCATCTCTCCTATCTCATCATAATCATTAGATTGTCTTACTGCGCCTACCTCTACAAGGCCTAGCGTTGTGTTTGTTGCTATAAAACCAGGATATACGTGTTTACCTGTGGCATTTATCACTGTTCCCTTTGTGGCGCTACCACCACTTTGAATTGTAGATATTTTACCATTTTCAAATACGATAGTGGCATTATCTATTACGGTCCCATCACCTACGTGTGCTGTTGCTCCCGTTATTGTATAAGCAGTTGCTTGAGCAGGTGCAGGTGTTTGTTGTGCAATTGCTGTTGCTCCTAAAAGGAAAACAACGGCTACTAGTAATTGTTGTAGTGTTTTCATCTTAGTAAATTGTTTGTTCTGTATCACAATGCATACGTTGTTTTTCTTTCTTTCTCGCCGGTTGTGTTTTTAAGCCTTTGTTCTTTTCTGCAAGCATCATTGCAGTAAGTTGTGCTTTTTCTTTTTGTACCGTTGCGCGTAGTTCCTTATCCTTTTCTATATCAAAGAATACTTTTCCTTCTATTATAGTTTTCTCTGCTCTAGCTTTTATACTAAGCGGGTGATCTGACCATATAACGACATCTCCATCCTTACCAGGTTTAAGACTTCCTGCACGATCATCCATATGTAAAAGCTTTGCCGGATTTAATGTGACCATTTTCCAAGCGTCCTCTTCTTCAATACCACCGTACTTATAAATTTTTGCAGCTTCTTGATTAAGACGTCTTGACATCTCACCATCATCTGAGTTAATGGCTACTGTAACTCCTGCTCTGTGCATAATAGCAGCATTATAAGGAATCGCATCGTTTACCTCATATTTATAAGCCCACCAGTCTGAGAAGGTAGATCCTCCTACGCCGTGCTCTGCCATTTTATCTGCAACCTTATAACCTTCTAGTATGTGTGTAAAGGTGTTTACATTAAAACCAAACTGCTCTGCCACCTTCATTGTCATATTAATCTCGCTCTGTACATATGAGTGACAAGAGATAAGACGCTCCATATTAAGAATGTCAACTATAGTTTCCATTTCCTCATCTACGCGATACGGCTGTCCACTTTTCTTCTTTGCTTCATATTCTTTACCTCTTGTAAAGTAGTCTACAAAAACTTGCTCTACTCCCATTCTTGTTTGAGGGAATCTTGAGTAGCTATTCCAGTTTGCTTGTTTTACGTTTTCACCTAAGGCAAACTTGATAAACTTCTTATCCTTAATTACCATTTCATCTATAGGTGCTCCCCACTTAAGCTTCATCACTGCGCTCTGTCCACCTATTGGGTTTGCAGACCCGTGTAGTAACTGGATGGCCGTTACTCCACCAGCTAGGTTACGATAAATATCAGAATCATCTGGATTAACCACATCACTCATACGTACCTCTGCTGTAGAGTTATGACCAGACTCGTTTATTGCAAAAGCTGCAATATGTGAGTGCTCATCTATAATACCAGAAGTAACGTGCTTACCTGTACCATCTACTACCATAGCTCCTCGCGCTGATAGATTTTTTCCTACTGCACTTATTTTTCCATCTTTGATTAAGACATCTGCATTCTCAAGAATACCCTCTGCCTCATTTGTCCAGACCGTTGAGTTTTTAATTAAAATATCTTGTTGCTTAGGACGTGTCTCATAACCAAAAGCCATATTAGGATATGTAAGTGGCATAACATCTAGGGGTTTATCACCACCTTTTTTATCATCCTTAGCTTCACTTGCCTCTAAAGCTGTCTTTCTAGAAGTAAAGTTCTTTTCTGTTCCATCTGCAAGAATTGCTTTACCATTAAGACCATTTGCATCTGCTCTAGCAACGAGTCTTATAAACTTACCTTCGGCTTCTTTAAAAATAACTGTAGCCCAGTCTTGTTTATAAGCAAACTCGCTCTTTACTTCTTCTCCTCCTTTTTTCAAAGTTGCTTTTGCCTTTTCGGTTGAGTTTTTTACTTCTAGATTATAAGTAACACCGTTAAGGTTAATTGCATAGTTGCCATCTATGTTTACTGTAGTCATATCTTTAACTACATTTTTATTACCCTGAATCCAGTGCTCAAATAATTTTGTGTCTTTTTCAAACACCTCTCCAGAAGTAATCATAAAGTTTGCCCACGCTCTATTTTTAAGAACACCTATCTCACCGCTCTTACCTACCATTTGCGCTGGTATCGTAGTAAGTGCTTCTAGCGCACGCTCTTTAGAAAGACCATACGTAATCGCCTTCATAAGGTGCTTTTTAAAATCCTTTGGTGATTTATGCTTAAATGTAGTAAGTGCAAATGTCACTCCAGCATCTTGTAATGCTTTAGGGTTTGTAGGTGCTTGGTTCCAGTGCTTCATATCAGACAGCGCTACATATTCGGCAGCATATGGCTCTTCCATATCATAGGCATCTGGAAATTTAAGTGGCAAGATCATTTTACGATTCATTGCCTGTACCTCACCTATACGCTTATACTCGTCTCCGCCTGCAACTATTACGTAGTCTATCCCAAATTGATCTCCTAGTTTATCTATACGTAAGTCGTCATAAAGCCCGTCACCTTCAAAAAATTGCGGTAAGGTTTTATTTCGCGTAAGCGCTTCAAGAGACATATCTTTTGTATCTACATTTCCTTTCTCATACCAATCTAGGTCGTGCTGTACTTGACGTAGTAAGGCGGTTGCACCCATCTTTGAAGAAGGGTATGCTTGTCGAGAAGTAACGCTCTTGTCAAAAGAAAAATATTGAGCAAGACGCTCCTCCATTACTCGATTTGCCGTATTACCATCATTGTTAAGAGCAATAAGTGCTCCCGTACCACGAGCAATACCATCGTGTTGTAAGGTTGCTACTACGCCAAAACCTGCGTTTATATATTCGGTAGCCTTCTTTTTATCATACTCAAAGTCGTCATAGCCATTTTGTTCTGAGAGAATATGATCGTTCCAGTATCCTCCCTCTCTCGAGTTGTCATATTGAGAAGCACGACCAGAACCTCCAGCCCTCTTAGGCTTTGCAATACCAAAATTTGTATAGATATCTACAAAAGATGGATAGATGTGTTTACCACCTAGATCAACCACAACAGCATTTGCCGGGTATTTAGATGACTTACCTACAGACACCACTCTACCATTTTGTACCACTAGGGTACCTTTCTTAATAGTTTCGGTTGGTGTGCTGTGTATTGTGGCATTTGTAAACACCGTGTAGTTTTCATTTTTGGACTTAACTCCAGCATTTGCCGGAAAGTAATCTTGCGCATACATTGTAAATGAACAAGTTACCAGCCCTAAGACAAGTAATTTTTTAAAGAACATATTTAGATTGTAAATTATTTAGTTCTTAAAGATAACTACCTTGTTAAGCAGGCGTTAAGGTTTAATAAATATTTAAGAGACTTTTAACATCAAAAAGTCTCTGGGAACTGCTTGTCATAGTTTACCAGTAATGCCACCATATAACTGTAGCTTTCTAAACCACCCGGCTGGTTATTTGCCTTAAGGTAGTTACTATAAAAGAGATCAAATATGGGCTCAAGCGGGTTATCCATCTCATCCCAAAAATCTCTAGACATTTGATATTGGGCAAGTATACCCGGATGTACCTTACTTTTTAATAATTTACCTAGCTCTTTATCTCGGCGGTACACATCATTAAGGCAATACCTAAGTGCAAAAATACTTCCCGAATATTGAAAATGTATATCCTCATTATTGAGTGTAGCCATAACTGCCATAAAGTTTGCTTCATTTTCTTTGGCAAACCCTAACTGGTGGGCCTGCTCGTGACAAGATATAACAGGCCACCTGTGAGCGGGTACCATCCCATTAATTTGCGCTTCATTTGTAATGGGGTTGAGATAACCACTATACCCCATTACAGATAGTGGATATCGCAATAATGAGTTTTTTATACTTTTAGGAGGGTATTGCAAGGAAGGAAACTTCTGTTGTAAAGCTTCATAGCCGTTAAGGGTTTTATTAAATATTTCCGCTTTCGCGAAAGCGTAATTAACCACCGCACTATCATTTACAGCAAGTGCCGTGTGTAGTCTATTACTATTATTAAGAAGTTTTTCTGTAAGTGACACAAGCTCTTGTGTGGTATAGTCATTATCTATTGACAAGGACTTGTGTAGTGGTAAGCGGTAATAATTCATTCCCCAAAGAAGGTGAAAGGCAAAATATACAATAGAAATCATCGCAAGGGTACGTAGTAAGAATGACTTGATGGTCTTAAATCTATTTCTTATCAAGATTACAATCTCACGTACCGCAAGCACGATTAAAACCGCATACATAATATCTCCAAAGGAAAACGGCAACCACCCAAAGGCATATCTAAAACCTTTTGAAATCACAGGATATATCCCATTACAGTACCACTGCTCTACAGCTTGTGGATATAAAGCTAGTAGTCGTACAACGAGCATTTGTACAAATAATAGTAATCCAATTATGAGGGTTATGCGATTCTTTTTCAAGCGATATGATTTAAATTACGTCACAATTTACAATGTGTGTTTAACAAAGTTGACTTAAAAATTACAATTCAAATTGCTTCTAGTCGTATTTTAGTAAAAAAAATATAGTTTATGGATTCTATTTTATCATTCTTAGGTGCTATTTCTTGGTGGATGTGGCTCATACTCGTTGTAGTACTCGTAGCTATTTATGACACCTTTATACAGAAGAAGCATATCATTTTGAAAAACTTCCCGGTAGTAGGCCACTTTAGGTATATGCTTGAAAGTATAGGTCCAGAGCTACGTCAATATATAGTGGCAAATAATCGTGAGGAACTACCCTTTAACCGTATAGAACGCGGGTGGATTTATGCCTCTGCAAAAAATGAAAATAACTACGAAGGTTTCGGTACAGACCGTGATATTAACCAGTCTCATTACATTTTTATAAACAATGCGATGATACCTTACAAAGTAGAAAAGGATCACCCCAATGCAAAAGACCCTTATTTTCTTGCGTGTGCAAAAGTAATGGGAGCAGGAAGAAGAGCCCGTCCTTATAGACCTGGCTCTATTATAAATGTGAGTGCAATGAGCTTTGGTAGCCTTTCGGCAAAAGCGGTAGAGTCTCTTAACCGTGGTTGTGCAAAGGCTTATGCATATCACAATACCGGAGAAGGTGGACTGTCGCCATACCACAAAAAAGGCGGTGATGTTGTTTTTCACTTTGGTACTGGATATTTTGGTGTGAGAAGTGAGGAAGGTGGTTTCTCAATGCCTAAAATGAAGAAACTCGTTTCAGAAAATCCGCAGGTGCGTGCCATAGAGGTAAAACTCTCACAAGGTGCAAAACCAGGAAAAGGAGGCGTTTTACCAGGATCTAAAATCACAAAAGAAATTGCAGAGATACGCGGAGTAAAACAAGGTGAAGACGTCTTATCTCCTCCTAACCACAAAGCATTCTCAAACGTACCAGAACTTATAGATTTTGTAGAAGATATTGCAACCGAGACTGGATTACCTGTAGGTATTAAAGCCGCAATAGGTAAACTAGATGCCTGGAGAGAGCTTGCTGAAATTATGGCAAGCACTGGCAAAGGGCCAGACTTTATCACTGTAGATGGTGGTGAAGGTGGTACGGGAGCTGCACCACCTAGTTTTGCAGACCACGTAGCCCTGCCTTGGGTATATGGATTTTCTGATATTTATAAAATCTTTAAAGAATACAAACTCACAGATCGTGTAGTTTTTATAGGCTCTGGTAAGCTAGGCTTCCCAGCAAAGGCTGCAATGGCATTTGCAATGGGTGTAGACTGCATAAACGTAGCCCGTGAGGCGATGCTTGCTGTAGGATGTATACAGGCCAAAGTATGTCACAACAACACCTGCCCTACGGGTGTTGCTACACAAAACAAGTGGTTGCAGCGAGGTATTAACATAGAAGACAAAGCAGAGCGCACACACTACTACTTTAAAAACTTTAAAAAGGAATTACTAGAGATTACTCGTGCCTGTGGCTATGAGCATCCAGCCCAACTCACAATGGATGATGTAGATATCAACCTAGGTGATAAAAACCTAACGCAAACCCTAGCAGATGTATATGGTTACAATAAAGTAGCAGTTCCTTTTAAAAGTACAAAAGCACTTATGAAGTGTCCAGACCTAGGTGGAAACTACAATAAAAAAGAAGTAGCCAAAGAAATAGATATGGATGACGTGCGTTATTAACGTCTCTCTATAAATTGTACATACTAAAAATAGTATACCCTAGTTATAAAGATAACCAGCTTTAAACCCAATACAACCAATGACTCAAGACCTAACAAACCTTGCTTTTAATCTTCTTCCAGCCATAGTTGTAGCGCTACTAGCCTACTACTTCTTTAACCAGTTTACAAAAGAACAAGAAGGGCGACGTCGTTTTTTATTACATAAGGACAATCAGGCAAACGCGCTACCACAAAAACTACAAGCCTACGAGCGTCTTACACTATTTTTAGAGCGTATTTCTCCTGGCAAACTAGTTACACGTGTAAAACCATATAATGATGATCCTAATGATTATGAAGCACTGTTACTGCGCACGATAAATGAAGAGTTTGAGCATAACTTAGCGCAGCAAATTTATGTAACACAAGAATGCTGGAACGTTGTGCGCACGGCAAAAAGTAGTACCGCTGCCATCATACGTAAAACCAATATGAGTAATAAAGTAGAAACAAGCGACCAACTGCGTGAGACCTTACTGCGCGACCTTATGGATAATGTATCACCTAGCGAGACAGCCCTACAATTTATAAAGCAAGAGGTGAGCGAGATAATCTAGTTACAACACATCTACCCGCTTTAGATAGGCAACTTCTTTTTCGGTAAGGGTGGCAGCAAATTCTTTTACAACAGCAAGATTTTTAGGGTTTTTAAGCTGCTCTTTGAGTAGTTTTCTTGCGCTTTCGCGAAAGCGCCATACGTGATGCACACTCGCCTCTATAAGTGATTGTAAGCTTTCCTTTTCAAAAGAGCCTAGCTGGCGCAGGTAGTTAAAGGCATTTTGTCGCAACTGATAAGGTTGTTCTGGTTGTGTGTAGCTTATGAGTTCTTGATATCGACCAAAAGATTGTGACGGCTTATACTCTGGTGTTGCAAGTGATAGTGCAAGCCACAAGGTACGTAAGTTCCCGTCTTGAAACCCAAACTGCCCATCCATCATATCCAGCACCTTACGTTGTGAGGCCGGGTCATTGCGCTGCTGGTGGTACACCCATAACTTAATCATTGCCTGCTCTCGGGTGACATAGCTATCATCTTTAAGCAGCTTGTAAAAATCTGTAGCCAGTGATTGGGGTGCATTTTCTAGCGATGTAGCCACAGCCTGACGTATAAAAACGTTATCAGAACTTATAGCTTGTTTAAAAACTGGCAGTGTCGCATTAATAGATTCTTGAGCCGCTTGATACACAGATTCTTGCCCTAGGTAATCGTTACCTGAGGCTATGGCATCCATAAGTTGTGTAAACTTATTCGATAACGGAGCTTCTCTACCCGACTGTAATCTAAAGTACTGTTGCATAAATTCGCTCTTTTTAAGCGACTGTAAGGCATCTTCTGCTTGAAAAGCAGACTGGTATAGCCAGTTCTTCTTAAAGTCTGCGAGATCTACGGTAACTAGCGCCTCAACCTCTGTCATAAAATCTTCTGTAGTTACATTTTTATATGCATACTTTTTGAGGTAATTCTGCACAGCGAGATCAAAGGTGTTTACCCCTACTCGCTCTCGTAATATGTGTATTGCCCAAGCACCTTTTTGATAATAGGTAAGACTACTTCCTCCAGAGGCAACAAGCTTTTGCCCCTTGCCTTGATCACTTAAGGCTCGTAACTGCTCTGCGGTTTCAAAGAGCTTAAAATAAAAATAGTCCTCTCCAAAGATCTCGCGTTCGGTGAGAAGTGCATAGTAGGTTGCAAATCCCTCTTGTAGCCAGTGGTGCTCACTCTTAGTCTCTGTAACTAGATCTCCAAACCACTGGTGTGCAAGCTCGTGTGCATTTACGTTTACATAATTACGATCTGTAAAGCCTATCGCATCTACCATAAAATGGTCAGAAAAGATGGTGCAACTCGCATTCTCCATACCAGCATACAAGAAATCTTTTACGGGTACTTGTTTATATACCTTAAAAGGAAATGGCACACCTATCTTACGTTCTAAAAAGTCAAAAACCTCTTTGGAGTATCTATAAGTAGCCTCTACCTGCAACGAGTCTTCTGGATAATAGTAATATTCTAAAGGTACACCAGATGCGGCCGTAGCTGTTTTTACATCATAATTTCCCACCACAAGCGCCACGAGATAGCTTGCTATGGGCTTTTGCATATCAAATTCTGATACTAGCACGTTATAATCTTTTAACGTTTTTGCAGCTACCCCATTTGCAATGACTGTATGTCTATTGTGTCCCGTCACTTTGAGATCAAATATGATTTTATCATTCATATCATCTATACTAGGCAACCAGTGTGAGGTGTACTTGCCTTGACCTTGCGTCCAGAACTGCTCACTCCCATTATTATTTACAAAATAAGCGGCTTGAGAAGGCTGCACCGAGTAGTCAAAAACTGCTTTGTAGGTAGTACCAGCTTTAAAACTTCCGTCAAAAACTATAGTAGTATCTGTTGCGCTTATGGCAAATGTGGGTGTTTTATCTACGAGTTGCATTTTCTTTCCATCCATCACAACTTGATTTACATCTTGTAATGCGGTAAAGGTTGTAGTTACTTTTCCTAGAACAGATTTGGTATCAAAATCAAGTGATAAGGAAGCGGTAACCTCCTTAAAATCTATGGTTTTGGTTTGAGCAGATATTTCTTGGGTATACGCTTTCGCGAAAGCGGAAACAACAACAATAAAGAACAACAGGTATTTCATATACTCAAAATAACAACTTTTGGGCCAGTATCTTTTATCCAGGCATTCGAAAATTTGAGTTAAAGGCTTATTTTTACTTTTAATGAATCCCACATTTTTACAAACTCCCATAGATTACCTTAAAGGCGTAGGTCCTAACAGAGCAGACTTATTGCGCTCTGAGCTGGGTATCCACACCTTTCAGGACTTGATGCATCTCTTCCCGCACAGGTATATAGATAAAACGCGCTATTATAAAATAAGTGAACTGGAGCGTAGCAATGCAGAGGTGCAAATTATAGGGAAGTTTACCAGTATGAAAATGGTAGAGGGTAAAGGTCGCAGGCTTGTGGCGACCTTTAGAGACGATGGCGGGCAAATGGAGCTAGTATGGTTTAGAGGTCATAAATGGATTAAGGAGGCTATTAAAATGAATACGCCTTATGTAATTTTTGGAAAATGCAATTATTACAACGGTAAATTCTCGATGCCACACCCAGAGATGGAACTACTTTCTGAGCACGAAAAAAGCATAAGATCTGCTATGCAACCTGTGTACCCATCTACCGAAAAATTATCTAATCGTGGCATCACAAATAAGGTGGTAAACGGAGTGATGCAAACCCTCTTTATGGAGGCGAAAAATCACCTCTTTGAGAGCCTCTCAAAACCCCTTGTTACAGAGCTCAAATTAATGCCAAAAAGAGAGGCACTTTTTAACGTTCATTTTCCGCAATCTCAAGAGCATCTTGCACGTGCTCAATACCGATTAAAATTTGAAGAATTTTTTTATATCCAGTTGCAACTTGCCTTTAAAAATGTAAACCATAAGACCAAAATAAAAGGGTATCCTTTTGAGAAAGTTGGTCCCATTTTTACGACCTTTTATAATGACCATTTACCCTTTGAGTTAACCGATGCACAAAAACGTGTTCTTAAAGAAATACGTCACGACCTAGGTACAAATGCACAAATGAACAGGCTTTTACAAGGAGATGTAGGTTCTGGGAAGACCATCGTAGCGCTTATGTCAATGTTAATGGCACTTGACAACGATTTTCAGGCTTGTTTAATGGCACCTACTGCCATCCTGGCAGTCCAGCACTATCAAGGATTATTAGAGTTATGTAAAGAACTGAATACCAGTATTTCATTACTTCAAGGTTCAACCAAAGCTTCAGAACGTAAAATTATACACGAGCAGCTCGAAAATGGTGAGCTAGACATCCTTATAGGCACACACGCGCTACTAGAAGACAAGGTGAAATTTAAGAATCTTGGCCTCGCAGTGATAGATGAGCAACACCGTTTTGGGGTAAAGCAACGCAGTAAGTTATGGCACAAAAATGAGTACCCACCGCACGTACTTGTGATGACCGCCACCCCTATCCCCCGCACCCTTGCGATGACCGTTTATGGTGATCTAGATGTGAGTATAATTGACGAGTTACCACCGGGCAGAAAAGCCATAAAAACGGTGCATAGATATGATGCAAATAGACTCAAAGTTTTTAAGTTTATAAGAGATGAAATTGCCCTAGGTAGACAGGTCTATATTGTGTACCCATTAATACAAGAATCTGAGGCGATGGATTACAAAGATTTGATGGATGGCTACGAGAGTATTTCACGTGAATTTCCGATGCCAGAATATCAGATTTCTATCGTGCACGGAAAGATGAAACCAGACGATAAAGAGATTGAAATGAATCGCTTTATAAAAGGTGAAACTCAAATTATGGTCGCCACAACCGTAATAGAAGTTGGCGTAAATGTTCCTAACGCTTCTGTGATGATTATTGAGAGTGCAGAGCGTTTTGGGTTAAGCCAGTTACACCAGCTGCGTGGTCGTGTAGGTCGAGGTGCAGAGCAAAGCTATTGCATCCTTATGACCAGTCACAAACTCTCTAGCGATAGTAAAGTGCGCCTAGAGACAATGACAGGTACAAATGATGGTTTTGAAATAGCAGAGGTAGATCTAAAGCTACGAGGTCCAGGCGACATTACAGGAACCCAGCAAAGTGGCGCGCTCAACCTTAAAATAGCAGATATTATACGTGACAATGACATTCTAAAGGTAGCCAGAAGCTACGCCTGGCAACTGGTAAAAGACGATCCTAAGTTTGAGAAAGAAGAAAACCAGATCATACGCTTTATGTATGCCCAGATGATGAAGTTTAAGAATATCTGGAGTTATATCTCTTGATTACTCTAAAAGCAACCCCGTTACAAAATCCTTAAAATCTTTTTCAAACTCAAGATACTTCCCCCCTGTCGCTTTACCGTTATACCCAGTATGTATGCGCCTCACAGCTCCTTTTTTATCTATATAAATTGTGGTTGGGTATGAAAGAAAGTGATTAAGCATAGGCAATGTTTTTGCAGCAGCAGCCTTGTCTGCTCCTTGCCCATACTGTGCCAAGAGCACCGGATAAGGAAGCTCTAACCTATCTTTAAGGCGTTTTATACTCTTGCGCGCAGCCTCTTCTGTTTTTGCATATTCATAAGCCAGACCTATGACTGCAAGATCTTTTGATGGATTCGTTTTTAGATAATCCCTATAAAACTTAGACTCCTCTATACAGTTAGGACACCAAGAGCCCAATATCTGCACAAGCACGACTTTATTTATAAACCGCTCATCTTGCAGAGAAATGATATTCCCGCTTTCATCTGGAAAGGCAAAGTCAACACGATCATAGCCTTCTTTGAGATATGTAAGATTCTTTGCATCTGGCAACTCATAAGTGTCGTTACGTTTTGCTACAAAAGGCTCTTTCCAATGATTACCGCTATAAAAATCACCTTGCATCGTACTATCTGTTACGGTAGCCACAAATAGAAAAGCGTGTGCCCCGTCAAAGGTAGAGAGACGCATCTCATCACCATTAATCCTACCCTCAAGATACCTATAATCTCCGGTGGTTGTTCTAAAAGTACCTGTTACAACAGCTCCCGCACGCTTAAACATACCCTTTGCAATGTAACGATCTTCTTCACTCTCTGGGCTAAAAACTGTTTCCCAACTACCTGTGACATTCACATACGGCGGCTTATCATCTTCTTGAGTATACTCAGTAATAAAACGTACTGAGTCTCCATACACCATCTTAAAAGGGACTATGCGATCAAGACTGGGCTTTATAAAATTACCCGTTATTAGGTTTCCGCTTTCGCGAAAGCGTCCAGAAAAATATCCCTCAAAAACTGGAGTTTGAATACGTACACTATCACCCGTAATCGTTATCTCATCTACCAGAATGCGCTCTTCGGCATTATGTATAGCAAGTGTCCCGTCTTCAAAAGACTCAAAGACAAAAGGTAACTCCTCATTATCTTGAACTGCTAGTGTAGCACGCCACACACCTTCTTTAATACCTTTATTTACTGGCGAATGCACGTCTTTTTTACAAGAAAACAAACTAGCCAAAACTAAAATGATCAATATTTTATTCATAAAACAAAGTTATAGTAACCGCAACTTTAAAAAAGACGTAACAATGACTTTATTACACAAGTGCAAAATATGCAGTTGTAAGTAATGAAATGGGGATATATACGCTTTCGCGAAAGCGTAAAAAACTACACAGATACTCTCGCTTCTCCTTTGCCTACTTGCTTACTTATCCTATATTTGCCTACTTCAAAAAGCTCCATTTTTATGAAAATTTCTTACAACTGGTTAAAGCAGTTTATTGATATAGATTGGGATGCCGAAAAAACTGGCGAACTCCTAACAGACCTAGGTCTAGAGATAGAAGGTATAGATACATACCAAAGTGTAAAAGGCGGTCTAGAAGGGATTGTAATAGGTCACGTGCTTACCTGCGAGCAACACAGCAATGCAGATAAGCTTAAAGTTACCACGGTAGACATAGGTGGCGAGGCTCCTTTACAGATAGTTTGTGGTGCGCCAAATGTAGCCACAGGTCAAAAAGTACCCGTTGCAACTATAGGCACTACCTTATACACAGAAGAAGGTGAAGCGTGGAAAATTAAGAAAGGAAAAATACGTGGTGAGGAATCTCACGGTATGATCTGTGCCGAAGATGAGCTAGGTCTAGGTAAGAGTCACGATGGTATTATGATACTAGACGAGGCACTTGTACCAGGTACACCAGCTGCTCAAGTCTTTGAAATAGAAAATGATCAAGTTTTTGAAATAGGTCTTACGCCTAACCGTGCAGATGCTATGAGCCACTGGGGTGTTGCCCGTGATCTAAAAGCTGGATTGTTACAGAAAGAGATAAACAAAGGACTTATCACTCCATCTACCTCTTCTTTTAAAATAGAAAAGCGTGTACATAAAATAGATGTAGATGTACTAGACTCAGAAAAAGCACCACGCTACGCGGGAGTTGTAATAAGCGGTCTAAAGGTACAAGACTCTCCAGAG harbors:
- a CDS encoding FMN-binding glutamate synthase family protein, which translates into the protein MDSILSFLGAISWWMWLILVVVLVAIYDTFIQKKHIILKNFPVVGHFRYMLESIGPELRQYIVANNREELPFNRIERGWIYASAKNENNYEGFGTDRDINQSHYIFINNAMIPYKVEKDHPNAKDPYFLACAKVMGAGRRARPYRPGSIINVSAMSFGSLSAKAVESLNRGCAKAYAYHNTGEGGLSPYHKKGGDVVFHFGTGYFGVRSEEGGFSMPKMKKLVSENPQVRAIEVKLSQGAKPGKGGVLPGSKITKEIAEIRGVKQGEDVLSPPNHKAFSNVPELIDFVEDIATETGLPVGIKAAIGKLDAWRELAEIMASTGKGPDFITVDGGEGGTGAAPPSFADHVALPWVYGFSDIYKIFKEYKLTDRVVFIGSGKLGFPAKAAMAFAMGVDCINVAREAMLAVGCIQAKVCHNNTCPTGVATQNKWLQRGINIEDKAERTHYYFKNFKKELLEITRACGYEHPAQLTMDDVDINLGDKNLTQTLADVYGYNKVAVPFKSTKALMKCPDLGGNYNKKEVAKEIDMDDVRY
- a CDS encoding M1 family metallopeptidase, with the protein product MKYLLFFIVVVSAFAKAYTQEISAQTKTIDFKEVTASLSLDFDTKSVLGKVTTTFTALQDVNQVVMDGKKMQLVDKTPTFAISATDTTIVFDGSFKAGTTYKAVFDYSVQPSQAAYFVNNNGSEQFWTQGQGKYTSHWLPSIDDMNDKIIFDLKVTGHNRHTVIANGVAAKTLKDYNVLVSEFDMQKPIASYLVALVVGNYDVKTATAASGVPLEYYYYPEDSLQVEATYRYSKEVFDFLERKIGVPFPFKVYKQVPVKDFLYAGMENASCTIFSDHFMVDAIGFTDRNYVNVNAHELAHQWFGDLVTETKSEHHWLQEGFATYYALLTEREIFGEDYFYFKLFETAEQLRALSDQGKGQKLVASGGSSLTYYQKGAWAIHILRERVGVNTFDLAVQNYLKKYAYKNVTTEDFMTEVEALVTVDLADFKKNWLYQSAFQAEDALQSLKKSEFMQQYFRLQSGREAPLSNKFTQLMDAIASGNDYLGQESVYQAAQESINATLPVFKQAISSDNVFIRQAVATSLENAPQSLATDFYKLLKDDSYVTREQAMIKLWVYHQQRNDPASQRKVLDMMDGQFGFQDGNLRTLWLALSLATPEYKPSQSFGRYQELISYTQPEQPYQLRQNAFNYLRQLGSFEKESLQSLIEASVHHVWRFRESARKLLKEQLKNPKNLAVVKEFAATLTEKEVAYLKRVDVL
- the recG gene encoding ATP-dependent DNA helicase RecG, giving the protein MNPTFLQTPIDYLKGVGPNRADLLRSELGIHTFQDLMHLFPHRYIDKTRYYKISELERSNAEVQIIGKFTSMKMVEGKGRRLVATFRDDGGQMELVWFRGHKWIKEAIKMNTPYVIFGKCNYYNGKFSMPHPEMELLSEHEKSIRSAMQPVYPSTEKLSNRGITNKVVNGVMQTLFMEAKNHLFESLSKPLVTELKLMPKREALFNVHFPQSQEHLARAQYRLKFEEFFYIQLQLAFKNVNHKTKIKGYPFEKVGPIFTTFYNDHLPFELTDAQKRVLKEIRHDLGTNAQMNRLLQGDVGSGKTIVALMSMLMALDNDFQACLMAPTAILAVQHYQGLLELCKELNTSISLLQGSTKASERKIIHEQLENGELDILIGTHALLEDKVKFKNLGLAVIDEQHRFGVKQRSKLWHKNEYPPHVLVMTATPIPRTLAMTVYGDLDVSIIDELPPGRKAIKTVHRYDANRLKVFKFIRDEIALGRQVYIVYPLIQESEAMDYKDLMDGYESISREFPMPEYQISIVHGKMKPDDKEIEMNRFIKGETQIMVATTVIEVGVNVPNASVMIIESAERFGLSQLHQLRGRVGRGAEQSYCILMTSHKLSSDSKVRLETMTGTNDGFEIAEVDLKLRGPGDITGTQQSGALNLKIADIIRDNDILKVARSYAWQLVKDDPKFEKEENQIIRFMYAQMMKFKNIWSYIS